In the Deltaproteobacteria bacterium genome, one interval contains:
- a CDS encoding adenosylcobinamide-GDP ribazoletransferase: MRGFLTALRFLTVFRVGGESAAGPGEIGRSMVYFPLVGAVQGVVLAVCDGLFTALFPAGVSSALVVAVLALTNGGLHLDGFVDTVDGLAGGSTPEERLRIMREAGAGAVGAAAVAIFVAALVSALSALPEGERTASLLLMPVVARWAMVPMAFWGGYARSTPGLGAAFTGRDGATAAAATAMTALLLLPFFGPASLWMLLVVLGLVRSLTAFFTARLGGVTGDCFGFTTEVAALAFLLCLLAYFG, from the coding sequence ATGAGAGGATTCCTTACAGCCCTCCGCTTCCTCACGGTCTTCCGGGTCGGCGGGGAGAGCGCCGCCGGCCCCGGGGAGATCGGCCGCTCGATGGTCTACTTTCCCCTCGTGGGGGCCGTGCAGGGGGTCGTCCTCGCCGTCTGCGACGGGCTCTTCACCGCCCTGTTCCCGGCCGGTGTCTCGTCGGCGCTCGTCGTGGCCGTGCTCGCCCTCACAAACGGCGGGCTCCACCTCGACGGCTTCGTCGACACGGTGGACGGTCTTGCCGGCGGCTCGACGCCCGAAGAGCGGCTTCGCATAATGCGCGAGGCCGGGGCCGGAGCCGTGGGAGCCGCGGCCGTTGCGATCTTCGTGGCGGCGCTCGTTTCGGCCCTCTCGGCGCTGCCCGAGGGGGAAAGGACCGCTTCCCTGCTGCTCATGCCGGTTGTGGCCCGCTGGGCCATGGTCCCCATGGCCTTCTGGGGCGGCTACGCCCGCAGCACTCCCGGCCTCGGCGCCGCCTTCACCGGCAGAGACGGCGCGACTGCGGCCGCGGCCACGGCAATGACGGCCCTTTTGCTGCTGCCCTTCTTCGGCCCGGCCTCCCTCTGGATGCTCCTCGTCGTGCTGGGCCTTGTCCGGTCGCTTACGGCCTTCTTCACCGCGAGACTCGGCGGCGTAACGGGCGATTGCTTCGGCTTCACCACGGAAGTGGCGGCACTTGCATTCCTGCTCTGCCTTCTGGCATACTTCGGCTGA